AGTTAATCAAATAATCTACTTTGATTCAAAATTAGGCAATATACATAAATATAATGACACATATGAATTTCAAATGCAAAATGGCAATGATAATATCGAAATGATTGGAAATTCATATGGAAAAATCATCTCTATTGAATTGCCAAATAACAACACAATAGAAAACGAGGTAAAAGAATATATCAGCAAAAAACAGATAGATTCTATTAACATAGAAAACAATGAAAATGGCATCAAATTAAGCTTAGATATTGAATTCTATCCTGATTCTTTTCAAATTCTTGAAAAAGAATACTCCAAACTACAACAAATAGCCAATTTATTAGAAAAGTTTAAAGACAACAACATTCTCATAGAAGGACACACAACAAAGTTTGGAACAGAAAAAGCAATGCAAGAACTCTCTGAGAAAAGAGCTCACTCAATTGGAAGCTACTTATTAAAAATGAAAGTAAAAAATAAAACCCAAATATTTTTCAAAGGATGGGGTGCTAAAAAACCTAAGTATGCAAACTCATCTCCCTTAGCATCAAAAAATCGAAGGGTAGAAATTACAATCCTAAACAATTAAATACTAACCTGATCGTCTGCTTTTTTTCTCCTTTTTAGTTTGACAATTTATACATAAAAATGCATAAGGAATAGCTTCAAGTCTTTCTCTTGCAATACTTTTATCACAAGCTAAACAACTACCATAAGTATTTTGGGAAATTCGATAAAGAGCCTGATTTATTAAATGTAACTTCTTTTTCTCAACAGAACTTAAAGCTTCAAGATTATTACCATCCATATTGTCAAACGCAATATCAACTATGTCTTTTAGATGCATATCATTATTAATGATCTCTCGCTTACTATCCTCAACAGATCTTATAGAGTTCAATATTTCTTTTTTTGATTCCAAAAGAAAATTTCGCATCCTTTCAATGAATTCATGCTCAAAACTACTTTTCTGCATGATATTACCTCCCTATAATAAATTACAATTTTTAAAAAACTCCGTGTAATTATATAAACAATCCCATATAATGTAAACTAGTACATTAATTCTCAGTAAAAAATAATTGCAATGATACTGTTAATTGTGTAAAATGTATTTTATTATACAATTAACAGGAGGCATTTTGAACACCAAAGAAGAAGCTATTGAAACTGAAGGTACCGTTAAAGAATCTCTCCCTAACACAATGTTTAGAGTAGAACTCAAAAACGGACATTTAGTTCTTGCACATTTATCTGGAAAGATGAGGAAACATTTTATAAAAATAGTTCCTGGAGATAAAGTAAAAGTTGAATTATCACCTTATGATCTTACAAAAGGAAGAATAATATACAGAGAGAAATAAATTATATATATATATATATATAAAGACAACTTAAATCAATTAAAATTAACATTATTCTATATTAAATTATCTTTAACGGATGCAATAAAGTTCTTATGAACCCATCCTTGAAGTCCATGACTTGTTTGAATCAGAACAAAGTCATCTTTTCTATTGAGTATATAAACACTTATATTCCCGTTTAAAAATCGCCAGCTTCTTGAAAAACTATCAGGAACTCTATAAAGAGAAACTAGATCACCTCTAATAATTCCAATTTCAGATTGCTGATCAACATAAAAGTAATATGTTTGAAATAGCGTAAAGCATATAACAGATAAAAGCAAAAATAAAATAATTCTCTTTAAATTTTTTGCATAAAGTTTATAAGAAATAATTACTACTAAAATATTTATTAAAATTAAACTAACAATAAAAAAACTATTAGATAAAACAAAACTATTGTTCCGAATATTGTCATTAACTCCATTTCTAGACTCAATAAAATCAATTACCTTGTAAAAGGTATCATTACTTGGTGAGGTAAAAAATGCTTTATAAGCTGAATAAATTGCATCAAAATATCTATCCATTCTACTCAAAATGAGAGCTCTATTTAACCACAATCCTGAATAATTTGGATTCTTTTTAAGAATATTGTCAACTTTATTAAGAGCAACTTCATAATGACTTAATTTATAATCTTCAATCAAGTCATTTATGTTATCTTCTGATAAAGAACCATCGTTCATGGCATTAAGACTAACAGCAAGGGTTAATATTAAAATAACCAACCCACAACCTGATGCAATAAAGAATTTTTTATACTTAATAAAAATAGCTAAAGAGAACAAGATTCCTGGTATTAAAATTAAGTAATAGATAGGTACAAAAAACAAAAAAGTTTTATTCTTATGCTTCAAAATATCACGATATGAAAGCAAATTAAGATCTGACAATAACTCTTTACGAGAATCATCACTCTTTTTAAATTCTCCGTAATATTCATATTTCAAACGTTTACCACCAAGTTTATAAACCTTCCCATCATCAGGATCTAAATAAGTAAAATCACCAATATTTAAGAATAAATTACCCTGATTATCTGGCTTAATAGTATATACCTCAGATATATTACCCCTATATCCATCTTTTGAAGGCTCAAAATTATAATTTTTTTTCTTATAAATAACTTTCGAATTATAAGTTTCAATTTCTGGAAAACGAATATGTGGAAGATTTCCTTGCCCTATAATTTTTATTAAAATGGTAAACGTATCTTGATTAATTACAGCTGAATTAGGAAATTCATAGTCAATCTTAAAAGCTCCAACAGCTAAAGATTTTACCTCATCAGGAATTGGTTTAACTTTTAAAGAAATCTCAGAACTCATACGAATAACATTTTCACCTATATTAAAAGAAATACTGGGAATAACAATACTCTTTGAGCCTCTAAGAGGAGTTAAAATAAAGTTATAAATGGGTACATCCAAAATTTCTTTACCATTAAAAGTCCTATACCTAATATTTTCAAATATAGGAGTTCTATCAATCATTGCATCTTTGACAGCATTAAAAGAACTGGCGATAGAATTCAAATTATTATTCACAAGCCAATTGGAACGCAGAACAAACCCAATACTCTGATATTCGTAAATTTCCTCTTTATCAAAATCCCAATATAATCTAACTGGCAAGCCAAAGGACTGCAACTCATCTTCTTTTAAAACGACCACTTCAAACTCTGAACTTAAATAAACTTCATTAAGATAAGCCACTTTTAATGGAGGAATCTTAACAAATCCTGGTTCATCAAAATCATATTCAATTTTTATTTCTATAACAACATTATCTTCATATGGTACCTTAGATATTGAGACAACTCTTGCCTTCTCACTAATATCTCTATTTATTTCAAACTTCAATGATTCCTCATCAATATCTTGAGGTAGATTTAACTTAATAATATGTACAAATTTAGAACCCTGAAGCACCTTACTAGATACCAAATAATCAATACCAGATAAAGAGTAAATTTCAAAATTTATAAAAAATAAAACTAAAAAGATTACCAGTCCTCCTTTAAGGATACAGTTTGTTCTTCTTCCGTCATTACCCATAAAACCCTCTCAAGACTTTCAATATACCTTAAAAAATTCTCGTTGTTATCAACAAAATTTTGACTTCTATTAACACTTAAATTATATAAATCATTTGGAATAGTTCTTTTCTTAATTATTGTAAGTTCAAGATTATATTTAGCATTATAACTTGCAGGATTAATCCTTAAAGCTTCTTTAAATGCCACCTCTGCTTTCCTATAAAGCCCTTGATTATAGTATATTATCCCTTCATTGTAGCTTATGCTAAAATTTAAAAAAAAATCATTATCCCTTTTTGCATATGAAAACATTCGAAGAGAACTTTCATATTCTCCTAAAGAATAATATACAATTCCAAGATTATAATAAGCCCACGCAGCACTTTGCTTACCATCCACAAGATTATAATAAGTGGAAATTGCACCTTGATAATCGCCTCTAATATACTCATAATTACCAATAGCCATAAGAGACATAGCCTTAATATTAGAGCAAGATAAAAAGAATGCAAATATAAAACTTATTAACAAACAAATTAAAAAGTTTCGTCCCATTTAATGACCTTAACAAATACATATAGTACTATAAACAAAAAAGAGATAGCTAAAAAAAGCTTATACCTTAGAATACCAATAAGCAAAATATCACTTGAGCTCTTTTTCATTATATCATTCCTTATCTCATCAATAACATAACTGGTACCTTTCAAATACAAATTATAGTAAGAACCCTTAAGAGAGGATGTGAGAAGACGTAAATTATCTTCATCAAGCATGGTTTTCACAACATTGCCTTCTTTATCTTTAACGTTTAAATTATCATCAACTAAGGGAAATGGATTATTACTGCCAATTCCAATTACAAAGCTTGTAACATTAAATGCATCAACCAACTTAGAAAAAGTATAATAATTATTTTCACCCCATTCATCTCCATCAGTTAAAACTATCAAGAAATTATAATAAGAATTATCTTTTATTCCCTGCAAGGCACTAAACACGCCCTCACCCAAAAAGCTACCAGGAGCACTTATTAACTTAGGCTCAATATAATTTAATATCTTATGCAAGCTAGATTTATCCTTAGAAAACGGTAACACTAAAAATGACTTGCCTTTAAAAACAGTAAGCGAATATTCAGCATTCTCAAAATTATTTAAAATCAAGCTAATTAAACTTTTAGCATTCTCAAGCCTGTTAACCGATCTTCCCTCATCAAAGGTTAACATACTACGAGAAATATCAAAAACAAAAGATATCCTTAGATTAGATCTCTCATCCTCAGTAGCTTTTTGCCCCCAAGAAATATCCAAGATAGCAACAATTAAAAAAAACAGATTCAACACAAAAAATAACATCATAAGAATTTTTTTTATATAATAATTTTTAATGTAAGCATTATTAACATACATAAGACTCAAAGTCTTAAAAAGTGGAAGAGATTTTCTAAAATTATAGATATATATAAAAAGCACTAAAAATAAAATTATAAATAAGTAAAAAGCATAATAATTGCCTACACTCATAACACTTCTTTTAAGAATATCTTAGAAAAAATAAAATAAAGAATTAATAAACAAAATATTACTAATAAAAATTCGTTGTAAACATCATCATTATCAACTGCAATTTTAACTTTTCTCTCCACATTTTCCCTCTTAGAAAAATCTTGAATTGCAAGTTTAAACGAAAAATCATCGCCCACAGAATAAAAAACCCCCCCTGTCTTACTTGAAATCTCAAAAAGCATACTAGGATCATAAATCTCCCTTAGAATACCTTGATAAAACTTACCAGATCTCAACTTAAACCCAACATTAAATTCTTCACTGCTGCCAATTCCAACAGAGTAAATTTTAACATTAACTCCTTGAGCAAGACTTATTACCTGATCCTTATAAACTTCATCTGAATTAACCACACCATCTGTTAAAACAATAACTGATCTCTTAGGCGCTTCAGAATGCTTCAAATGAGAAAGAGCAATGGAAATTCCAAGTCCCAAAGCAGAACCATTCCCAAGATCCATGATGTAAATATCATCCAACTTTTTAGAAAAAAAATCTCTGTCAATTGTAAGTGGAACTATCAAAGAAGCTTCCTTTGCAAAAGCCACTAAGCCAATATTATCATTTTCTCTCTGCCAAACAAAATACTTAATCAATTCTTTTGCAAATTCAAGTCTATTTTTAGATGAAAATTCAATAGCACCCATGCTAGGAGATATATCTAGCACAATAACAATATCAGCTCCACTACTAATATAGGTTATTTTTTTCTTTGAAATAGAAGGACCTGCTAAAGTCAAGATCATCACTGTCATTGCCAAATAAAAGAAAACATAAGTTATAAAATATAACAAATTCAATGTATAATCTCTTAATTTGATAGAACCAAAATTCCCGTAAATTGATATTGGGAACCTAACTTTTCCTCCTCTATGCCTAAAAAAATGGCTAAAATAAATTATTAATGGAAGAATTATAAGTACGAATAAATATAAAGGTTCATTGAATGTTAACATTAGTACCTCTATTAAATTCTTCAAAATTAAAAGCTGCCTTCCTTAAATCATCTAAAACAAGCGATAAATTCCCACCTGATAAATTAACTCCACTAAATTTGCTAAAATCAGAGAGTCTAAGCATATTAACAAAAGTTGAACGAATTTCATAAGGAACGTTAAGATTCTGCAAAATCTCAGAAATTTCTGTCGTAGTAATTGCATTAAAATCAAAACCTGTTTTTTTAGATAAATAAACTCTTAAAGATGAATTTAATAAATTATAAAAGATAATTAATTCTTCATCACTTTTAATATAATCAGATAGAATAATTAACTGTTTCTGAAAAACTTTATAAGGCTTTCTCAAATTATGCTTCATTATTAAAAACACTAATAACTGTTTTATAAACTTCAAAAATTTAATAAAAAGATAAGGAAATAATACAAAAGCTAAAACAAAAATAACAAGATAAGTATTTGTTCCTGGAAGGAAAAGTACTCCCTCTATATCCTGAATCTTAAGAGAATTATCATCTGCAATTAACTTGCTAGTATTTATTTTTATGTTATTCAGAACTAATTTAAAAGATTTATCATTGCTGATAATATCTCCAACATAAATGCGCGGAAGAGTATTGCTTCCTACATAAAATGAAACAAAATATATTATTATCTCCCCACTCTCAGGTCTGTAAAGCATTGAATTAACCTCAACAAATTCATTCTTAATTCCCTCAAACTCGGCAGGAACAAATTTTTCATCCTCACCAAGAATTAACGAAAATTTAAACTCAACAGTATCTCCCACATAATAACGAATTGGAATAAATATTTCATTTTTCATCTCATAAGAAGATAGGCTAAAAGATAAAAAAGACATGACAAAAACAATGATATATCTCAAAAACTATTCTCCTTTTTTAAAAGCGCTTTTAGCTTTCTGAAAACATCATCTCTTGTACTAATTTCTATAAAATTAATACCTCTTTTTATGCACTCTTTCCTCCATTTTATTTTATCTAGTGTCCAATAGTTTTTATAACTATTTAATATAGTTTTACTAAACCCTGAAGTCAAAAACTCTTCACAAGTCTCAATGTCTTCATAAGTTAAAACTCCATATTGAGGAAGATTTTCATCAAAAAAATCTGTAAGTCTTATTGCAATAATATTATGACGTTTACTAAGAACAGTTAAAGACTTAAAATAATCACTAGCCTTAAAATCTGAAATAATTATAATTAAAGACCTTTTCTTATAATATTCAGCTGTATTTTTAAATATATAAGGTAAATTACTACCCTCCTTAAGCTGCCTATTTATTGTTTCATTTAAAATACGTCCTAAATGTGAATGACCCTTTCTAGATGAAATAAACTTATCCGTTTCACTTGAAAAAAAAGTTACACCTATCTT
The DNA window shown above is from Borrelia anserina Es and carries:
- a CDS encoding TraR/DksA family transcriptional regulator, whose amino-acid sequence is MQKSSFEHEFIERMRNFLLESKKEILNSIRSVEDSKREIINNDMHLKDIVDIAFDNMDGNNLEALSSVEKKKLHLINQALYRISQNTYGSCLACDKSIARERLEAIPYAFLCINCQTKKEKKSRRSG
- the infA gene encoding translation initiation factor IF-1, with translation MNTKEEAIETEGTVKESLPNTMFRVELKNGHLVLAHLSGKMRKHFIKIVPGDKVKVELSPYDLTKGRIIYREK
- a CDS encoding BatD family protein, producing MGNDGRRTNCILKGGLVIFLVLFFINFEIYSLSGIDYLVSSKVLQGSKFVHIIKLNLPQDIDEESLKFEINRDISEKARVVSISKVPYEDNVVIEIKIEYDFDEPGFVKIPPLKVAYLNEVYLSSEFEVVVLKEDELQSFGLPVRLYWDFDKEEIYEYQSIGFVLRSNWLVNNNLNSIASSFNAVKDAMIDRTPIFENIRYRTFNGKEILDVPIYNFILTPLRGSKSIVIPSISFNIGENVIRMSSEISLKVKPIPDEVKSLAVGAFKIDYEFPNSAVINQDTFTILIKIIGQGNLPHIRFPEIETYNSKVIYKKKNYNFEPSKDGYRGNISEVYTIKPDNQGNLFLNIGDFTYLDPDDGKVYKLGGKRLKYEYYGEFKKSDDSRKELLSDLNLLSYRDILKHKNKTFLFFVPIYYLILIPGILFSLAIFIKYKKFFIASGCGLVILILTLAVSLNAMNDGSLSEDNINDLIEDYKLSHYEVALNKVDNILKKNPNYSGLWLNRALILSRMDRYFDAIYSAYKAFFTSPSNDTFYKVIDFIESRNGVNDNIRNNSFVLSNSFFIVSLILINILVVIISYKLYAKNLKRIILFLLLSVICFTLFQTYYFYVDQQSEIGIIRGDLVSLYRVPDSFSRSWRFLNGNISVYILNRKDDFVLIQTSHGLQGWVHKNFIASVKDNLI
- a CDS encoding tetratricopeptide repeat protein; amino-acid sequence: MGRNFLICLLISFIFAFFLSCSNIKAMSLMAIGNYEYIRGDYQGAISTYYNLVDGKQSAAWAYYNLGIVYYSLGEYESSLRMFSYAKRDNDFFLNFSISYNEGIIYYNQGLYRKAEVAFKEALRINPASYNAKYNLELTIIKKRTIPNDLYNLSVNRSQNFVDNNENFLRYIESLERVLWVMTEEEQTVSLKEDW
- a CDS encoding vWA domain-containing protein → MSVGNYYAFYLFIILFLVLFIYIYNFRKSLPLFKTLSLMYVNNAYIKNYYIKKILMMLFFVLNLFFLIVAILDISWGQKATEDERSNLRISFVFDISRSMLTFDEGRSVNRLENAKSLISLILNNFENAEYSLTVFKGKSFLVLPFSKDKSSLHKILNYIEPKLISAPGSFLGEGVFSALQGIKDNSYYNFLIVLTDGDEWGENNYYTFSKLVDAFNVTSFVIGIGSNNPFPLVDDNLNVKDKEGNVVKTMLDEDNLRLLTSSLKGSYYNLYLKGTSYVIDEIRNDIMKKSSSDILLIGILRYKLFLAISFLFIVLYVFVKVIKWDETF
- a CDS encoding vWA domain-containing protein, with the translated sequence MLTFNEPLYLFVLIILPLIIYFSHFFRHRGGKVRFPISIYGNFGSIKLRDYTLNLLYFITYVFFYLAMTVMILTLAGPSISKKKITYISSGADIVIVLDISPSMGAIEFSSKNRLEFAKELIKYFVWQRENDNIGLVAFAKEASLIVPLTIDRDFFSKKLDDIYIMDLGNGSALGLGISIALSHLKHSEAPKRSVIVLTDGVVNSDEVYKDQVISLAQGVNVKIYSVGIGSSEEFNVGFKLRSGKFYQGILREIYDPSMLFEISSKTGGVFYSVGDDFSFKLAIQDFSKRENVERKVKIAVDNDDVYNEFLLVIFCLLILYFIFSKIFLKEVL
- a CDS encoding DUF58 domain-containing protein, which encodes MHYSNESNASTKTKIKALKFFSRKMLLELNFGGYRSIFRGLGLEFHEFRPYEDTDDARLIDWNVSSKTDSIFSKVFKEDRGMNLHLLVDNSLSMSLGSLISKKEIQDLLVSIFAHMAFFNNDKIGVTFFSSETDKFISSRKGHSHLGRILNETINRQLKEGSNLPYIFKNTAEYYKKRSLIIIISDFKASDYFKSLTVLSKRHNIIAIRLTDFFDENLPQYGVLTYEDIETCEEFLTSGFSKTILNSYKNYWTLDKIKWRKECIKRGINFIEISTRDDVFRKLKALLKKENSF